agtATTATACTGTACTTATTGGGGAAAAATCCATGAGAATGAGCCCTGCGGTTCAAGCACCTGTTGGTGAAGGATCACCTGTGCTTTTATCGGTTACGTAGTCCGCGTTCAGATTTTGTCTCTGTCCCAGTGGTGTCCTTTACAGCCATTTTTACCCCTTTATCCAGTGTTCAGTCTGTAGTCCTCACACATGGCATTTATGTGTTCTCAAATcttatctcctttattttttgctgtttttttattgaggaataattaAGTACAGTGTTGTGCATATGGGGTGTGCAGAGTAATGGTTCAGCAATACTGTGCATTACTCGGCGCTGTAAGTGTACCCACTCCAAATCCCCTTCACCTtttcaccccccccacctcccctctggcaagcaCCAGTGTattccctgtagttaagagttgggtttgtctctttcctttgttCACTTGTTTATTACTTCCCACGTGTGGacgaaatcatagggtatttgtctctgacttatttcacctattATACCCTCTacgtccatccatgttgtgaaTTTCCCAGTCTGGGTTTTCTGGTGTTTTATTAGATCTTGGTTGTTACTGGCAACAATACCACAGAAGTGATGTTGTGTTCTTGGTGCATTACACCAAAGAGGCACATGGTTATCTGTTCCACTCGGAAGCATTCTGTGTTGAAACTGTGCTTGTTTCTTCTGTACAGCCAGCATACCTTCAGGGTAAAAGTTTCAAGTTAGGGTATGTTGGTTCTAGCAAGGTTAGGCTTCAGAGGTGAATATTGTAGCTGGAACATGGGGAAGATCTAGGTGCCAGGGGGTCCACTTGAACAGAATCAAGTTCATTTTACCCTCAATCACAGTCTTACAGACCTGTCCTGTTTTGATTATGTTAAAATGTGAGTGTTCACTGCAGGTCACTTACAATGCGAAGCATTCTACTGCATTGGTGTCCTATAAAAACAACTCTAGGAAATAGGTGTTACtttcttttacaaaagaaaaaacaaagctttaGAATAGTCACGTAAGACAATATGGCTAAAAATTAACCAGGATTCAAACTCCTGTCTCTCCAGCTCTAAAGCCCTTGCCCTTCTTTCTGAACAGAAGAACACAGCAAAAGGACCCATTTGTGTTGAAGTTAATAACCTTCACACGTTGAAATTCAAATACAGGGTCCTTGCTAGATTGATGGTAATTGCTAGCAATTTTACACACACTTCTTGAGTCTTTAAGTATAATGTAGTTCCCTACCCACCGTCCTTCCTGAGTTCTCTTCAGATTAACAGAGAGACTGGGGTTCCACTGTAGCCACCATGAATAGAGTTGGGTTTCTTTTTATCCACCGCTCTCTTCTGCCCCCACCCAATTTATTATACGTACCTTAGCTTTGGTTTTATAGTGACCAGATGAATTTGTCGCCATGGTTTGCTTCATTCAGTCAACCATTAAAGAGTTTATCACACTTACTCTACCCTTTCTGTTGAAACATTTCAAGACATTGGTATTTTATCCCGTTGTACTTCAGTAGccatctctaaaaaaaagaagtttctaagTTTCTGTGAACCTGGACAGAAACTGCAGGAACCTTTTGCAGTATGAGTCCTCACTCCTGACCTACAGTTTGATTTTCATGTATCAGATGCTCTTAAGGAGGGGTGCGTCTGAACTGCGTGTTATGCAATTACATTAGCGTAATGCTTCTCGGATGTGCAGGACACAGCCCAAGAGCAGGCCTGGCCTTGTGCTCCCGGGTAACCtgtgttcccttttcttttggcAGTGCACGATCTGATTTTCTGGCGAGATGTGAAGAAGACGGGTTTTGTCTTTGGCACCACACTGGTCATGCTGCTCTCCCTGGCAGCGTTCAGTGTCATCAGCGTGATTTCTTACCTCATCCTGGCCCTTCTCTCTGTCACCATCAGCTTCAGGGTCTACAAGTCTGTCATCCAAGCTGTACAGAAATCAGAAGAGGGCCATCCGTTCAAGTGAGTGGAAGTATCACAAGTAACACTCGCCAGTTTAGAGAAGGGGTTTGCAGAGGATGGCGGGCAGGTCTGCCGATCAAACCGGACTAAGGAAGAATTAGCCCAATGCAGCTGATCCCTCGCAGGAACTGTCAGCTAGAAACCTTGTCTCTTCAGAAGGGACCAAGTTAGGAGCCAAATAACTTTTGGACAAACGAGGGGCTCACACTTTAATATCAAAGACGACTGCCTGAACTCCTGAGCGGGGCCTCCAGGACAGCACCCAGTTAGATGGGGTCCCAAGGACATGCTTAAGTTCCCTATTATATAGTTAActatttttggtttggtttggtttggttttggttttgattttttaaacatttttaatttaaattcagttaattaacatacagtgtattattagtttcagagacaGAGTTcattgattcatcagtcttatatataagacccagtgctcactgcatcacatgccctctttcatATCCaacacccagctaccccatcccccagGTCCCTCCCATATAGTTAAACCTTAAAACAACTTTGAAATCTCAGTATTGATGCTTTGCTCTTGGCAATATCAGAATTTGATATGTTCACTCTTAGTTTTATTActgatttccttcttctctctcccttagtTTTCTaaacctcccccccaccaccgcccTTTAGTTTTCTTACTACCAGGAACAAATCTTGAGGTCAGTAGGTCATGCATTTCTAGAATCCACTTGCTAGCTTTTCTGTgttgtaactttatttttttttaagattttatttatttatttgacagagaaggatcacaagtaggcagagaggcaggcagagagagaggaggaagcaggctccccgctgagcaaagagcccagtgcggggctcgatcccaggaccctgagatcatgacctgagccaaaggcagcagtttaacccactgatccacccagacgcccctgtgtTGTAACTTTTAACAAATGTTTTCCTCACACTTTTCCTCTTGGAAATCTTAGCCCATGAACaagtttaatatttgcaaatggcagtttttttaaagcctttttctTATAGGGAGAGAAACTCTTCTGTGACCTCTCAAGACTAGGACAGAATCGCTGTCTGGCTGCAGCTCTGATCcttctttaaatttctcttgGTGAAAATAGAAGACAGTTTAAACtatatgtggcatttaaaaagttatccctggggcgcctgggtggctcagtgggctaagcctctgccttcggctcaggtcatgatcccagggtcctgggatcgagccccgcatcaggctctctgctcagcagggagtctgcttcctcctctctctctgcctgcctctctgcctgcttgtgatctctctctgccagataaataaataaaatctttaaaaaaaaaaaaaagttatcgcCAGTTAATTTTAACAAATCAGTAGCTGTTCACTGAGTGAATAAATACAACTTTTGCCACAAGCTCAGGggtcttaggatttttcctcttttgcagGACACTGTTGTGGATCACGAAATGTGTTTTGTCAAGTTGTATAAATTACAGCAtctattttttataacttttgtattaggtagtaaatattttcttcataaataaaaaagggaagcttatcttttccttttctgtttttcccacAGGACTGTAGGCTCTTTAAGGCAAAagcagtcttttctttcttgatttgccAGCACATGGCAGAGGGTCTGATGCCCAGTAGGCACTCACTGAGTACTGAGTGAATGAACTAGTTATGAGCGCATGCTTACATCTCAGTTCTCCGGGGCATCTGTGAACAGAACCcaagtctttgtctttttctatagCTGTCGACCCTATCAGACTCAGTATCTccactgtcttttttcttttgctcacaaatattttataatgcctcttttaatgttttgaaatgaAATTCATAGATAGCTATaagcaaaatttcaaaaatagacTATACTTGTAATATAAAGGAATGAGAAGATGGAAGGTCATTTATAGTAAAATAATACATATCCCAGTCAGTATTACCTGCTTGGACATgactgcacacacacaaaacaatagAGACATTATATACTTACACTTAGATGTGTAATCTCCAATACAGATGTGACTTTCCAAAGTGGTGTAAAATATCTTAGTAAAGTTCAGCATACACAAAATACAGTCTTTTTAGAAGATTCAGGATATGTTAAAACTGGGGAAAATACCTTGTTTTTATATGTCCTGGGCTTTTGATAATTATAAATGAATATCCTATGAGGCCGTAAAAGTTTATGCAGGGTATAGGACACTACTTTACTGTGTATGACTGCCCCACACTTTGCAGACATCTGGCATCTTTGCCTCTGTCTGCTGAAAGACGATGgggccctctccccagcccatGACAGAAAAGAATGCTCCTACAGATTTCTGAAATGTGCCCTTGGGTGAATTTCACACCCTAAATAACTGCTCTATTAGCAAAGATGTTCTTCTTCCGTGTCAAATGTATGACTgttgtttcttcttctggaaGAGCCTACCTGGATGTAGACATTACTCTGTCCTCAGAAGCTTTCCATAATTACGTGAATGCTGCCATGGTGCACATCAACAGAGCCCTGAAACTCATTATTCGTCTCTTTCTGGTGGAAGATTTGGTTGACTCCTTGAAGGTCAGTTGCTTCTACAGCTTTTGGTGATGAGGCTGAGGACAGCCAGGGACTAAGTTATAAATCAGAGAAAACCAGTAAATAGGGTTTTATCACACAAAACCAAGTGTATGCTTATCTCAACCAGCCTGTGAAAATGGGGATAGGAGTCAGGAGAGGAGGAGACATCTCCTGCACCCGTGGAACTAAGTGCCCTCCCAACAAGGGCAGCATCACTGACCAAAACACAGTCACAGTCTGTCTCGGAGCTTCAGAGAACTACGGAATTCTCTGATGCACCCTGCAAATGTGTGGTGCAGCCGAGGTAGAACCTTCATTGTGCCATTATAATTGTGTGTGGCATACGTCCCTAAGTTTATGCAGACTTAATTGGCAAGGGGAGAATGGCATCAGTTAACCTAAATTTTGCATTATGATGGCTCCTGCGTAATCCTCTGATGTTGGCTTTCACAGCTGGCTGTCTTCATGTGGCTGATGACCTATGTTGGTGCCGTTTTCAATGGAATCACCCTTCTGATTCTCGGTAAGGCGACAAGGAAAATGTCTCCATGCTCTTTGAAGTACAGCtagcccttgaacaacacagctTTGAACTGTGGGATCCCACTTGTATGCAGATTTTTTGCAGtacagtattgtaaatgtattttctcttgggATTTTCTgactagcattttcttttctctagcttaccttactgtaagaatacagcatataatatacatacaaaataatgTGTTGATCGACTGTTTGTATTCTCGGTAACACTTCTGGCCAAGTTTTAGGGGAGTCAAAAGTTCTGtgcagatttttgactgtgtAGGGTATCCGTGCTCCTAATCCCCATGATGTTCAGCGGTTATTTGTAATTGGTAAAAAGTAGGAGCCAAGAGAATGCCCGGCATGTCTCCACTCCTTCCATGCAGCCCAGCCTTTAACATCTACAAACCTTGAATTAGATGTTGGAAGAACCTGTGTTTGTGGCCATAGGATTTTTGAAAGGTCCTAACTATAAAGAAAGGTCCTAACTATAAAGTCAAAATAGAAGTAAAGGAGAGTTGCCTACATTTGTGTTAAATATAGGGATCTTACAgaaatcattttcataatttagaaattatttgtgaTACAAAGGAAGCCTGTGTACCTATAGCTAACCCTCCTTAATTGCAAGCCCTAAGTAGGATTTCTCATATTTAAGATCTGTGTTTCCCTGTATTTCATGAGGAAAATGTATGTTACTTGAATCTTGGGTCTTTTTGACTGTCTCACATGTACACTTGCCGTGTCCTATGATTCTCTTACAGCCGAACTGCTCATTTTCAGTGTCCCCATTGTCTATGAGAAGTACAAGGTAAGCACTTGCCTGTTTTGAGTCATATATGCCTGTTGATGTATGACTAGCTTTAGTCCATTTTTTAGTTACTGAAAATTTGGagtgatcattttctttcttttcctttcctctccctccctcccgccctccttccttccttccttccttcctttacttattttagagagagcgcgcacaagcaggaggggcagggggaagaggaggagcatctcaagcaggctccacacccggcttgatctcacgaccctgagatcacagcctgagctgaaaccaagtgtaggacacttaactgactgagccacccaggcaccccatgaacgATCATTTTGTAACCATTTCTGCAGTCTGAGTCTATAAGTCAGGAGCCTGTGAGAAGTAGTGGTTTCCTCTACCAAGAGAAACTGAATGTTTAGGAGAGAGAAGGGTAGGAAGGTACATTTTTATGACTTGTTGTAtgtcttttaagtttttcatGGGGATGCATTATCCGTtcaaaaaaataagttgaaaaaatgcttaaataaataaaagctgatgtctgaaaagaaatttaaactatCAAGGCTATTATGGGACTCCATCTGTGTGAAGAGATGATTGCTTTGTAGAATGGTACAGCCTTGCCAGATGCTCTGAGGTTGTTCTTTATAGATTAAGTCCTCAGTCAACAGACTTTTTCTATACCTTTTGATATTAAATGAATTAGTCTTACCTAGGAGCCAAAACAACATTTGTGATTACAGAATATAGGTTAGACAATTTTTAGTATTTAGAAAATGCTTTACTCCAGTTTCTGTGAAGGAAATACATAGCAAGTAAGACCTtagcaaaagaaacaagagatTTTTACTTCAACAGACTATTTTAAGGCATTTATGGCATAATTTAAAGTCTGAAACCTGAaaggttttgggggggggttgttttgtgttgtttatgggctccgtgcccagtgtggagcccaccacagagcttgatctcacaaccctgagatcaagacctgagctgagatcaggactcgactgagccacccaggcacccctaataccTAAAATGGGGGGGaggctttttggttttttaagattttatttattagagagataactagagagagcacaaacggcggggggagagagaagtgggcttcctgctgagcagtgagcctaatgtgtggggctcagtcccagggtcctgggatcatgactcgagccgaaggcagatgctttaccaactgaaccatccagatgccccaatacctgaagtttttaaaatactcttaaaaacTGGGCATTATTGGGGTggttggctggctcagttgatagagcatctgactcttgatatcatcagggttgtgagttcaagccctgtactgggtgtggagcctacttaaaataaaaaataataataaattttaaaaactgacgtTATTCTCATTTCCCAGAATATGCAATAGTGTTTTTAAGAAATGGTTAAACTAGATAACAacattattttcaggaaaattgTTAATCTGTGTGTTGCCATAACTGagtctcttccctttccttaaagACCCAGATTGATCACTATGTTGGCATCGCCCGTGATCAGACCAAGTCAATTGTTGAAAAGTAAGTATACTTTAGTTCCACATTTTATCAGAATGTGTGCTTTTCTTCCCCAATTATTTTTGGCCTCTTCTGTAAAATACTGactcaaagaaagaaatcttgatcctgaagaaaaatgttggTTAATAGTTTGATTTTTACTACAAATTATTTCATCCTACTTCCTTAGAAAACATTCTTTGTATCTTAGATTAAAAAGGAACCGTGGAATTAGAACCTTTTGCATTTCTGACTTGGCCTTTTAAGTGTCTGAAGCTACCCGCCCACATTAATCAATTTTAAGCCAAACTCATCCCTCCTTTTTCAGAAATAagaggttttggggggttttttgtttggttggttggttttttagattttatttatttatttgagagggacacagcgagagagggagcacaagcagggggagtgggagagggagaagcaggctttccactgaacagggagcctgatgtggggcttgatcccaggccctgggatcacgacctgagccaaaggcagacacttaagaactgagccacccaggcatccccagaaataAGAGCTT
The genomic region above belongs to Neovison vison isolate M4711 chromosome 7, ASM_NN_V1, whole genome shotgun sequence and contains:
- the RTN3 gene encoding reticulon-3 isoform X2, which translates into the protein MAEPSAATQSPSVSSSSSGAEPSAPGGGSPGSCPALGAKSCGSSCAVHDLIFWRDVKKTGFVFGTTLVMLLSLAAFSVISVISYLILALLSVTISFRVYKSVIQAVQKSEEGHPFKAYLDVDITLSSEAFHNYVNAAMVHINRALKLIIRLFLVEDLVDSLKLAVFMWLMTYVGAVFNGITLLILAELLIFSVPIVYEKYKTQIDHYVGIARDQTKSIVEKIQAKLPGIAKKKAE